CGGGGGTTTTTCGTGCGCCCGGCCGCTGTCCCGGGTGCTGTACCGGGCGACCGGATCGCCGAGACCGGGGGTTGTGCCGAGACCGGGCGGTGTGCGGCCCTGTCTCGGCGAAGTGCCCGGTCTCGGCGGCGCGAACGGGATGCCGCGGCGACCCGGATGCTACGCGGTGAGGCGCGGGTAGTCGGTGTAGCCCTCGGCGGTCGGGCCGTAGAACGTGCGGGCGTCGGGCTCGTTCTCGGGGTGTCCGCCCTGCCAGCGCGCGACGAGGTCGGGGTTGGCGATAAGTGCGCGGCCGACGGCGACGGCATCCGCATGCTGCGAGTCGATGAGGCTCATGGCCTCATCGCGCGTGGCTCTGAGACACGCGGCGGCGACGATGTCCTGAAACCAGACACCCCTCGCGCACAGCATCGATGAGACGGCGCAGCGAAGGTGCTGGTGGATGCCGCCCCGGGGCTTCACGGCCTGCGGGTGAATACGGATGCGGCGAGTCCCTGAGTATCCAGTTCTGTCCGCTCGCGGGTCAGCCAAGGGGACAGTCAGGCTGAGCGGAGTAACTCACCGTCCGCAAAGTATCGCGCGTGAGTCTTCATCAGCGTCTCGATGGAGTCGCTGTTCAGCGACGCGATTTCCCAATCTGGGTCCACTCGCTCTGCTTCGAGCTCGAATCGAAGCAGCAACGCACGACGATGGCCGTCCTCGCCGGAGAACTCGTGGACGCGGTACCGCCCGCTAGGCCGGTGGTACTCGACGACGAATCCAGGCATCGTTCAACCCTTCTCACGCACGGTACGGAACTGATCGTGAATCGCCACGAGCTGGCGCTTCATCTCACCCTCGCTTCTGACGTAATCATTCCATGTTACGTCGAGGGTGTCGCGGAGCTCTTCAGCACTGCGGAATTGCCCTCTGCGCTCGAGGTCTTCAGCGATCAGACGTCCCCGGGCCATACGGTTGCGGGCTTCCTCCGCTTCGGAGATGGCATTCGTCGAAACATACTGCAGCGTCTCGACGATCGTGCGCTCCATCCCACCGTCTGGGAGTACGCCGTAACGTATATCGCGCCCGATTAAGTCAGCTGCTGCTTCATAGGCGTTCGCCCATGCCCCCTGCATGTGGGTTCGAACCTGCACTTCGACGCGCACCGGCAGTCTCAACCAGAGGTGTACCGCTCTGTAGCCACTGTGCGGTGTCGCGCGCAGGTCCTTGAGGCTGTTCTCATCATGACCGTAGAAGCCCAGGATCGTGCGCGCAACTGCGTCCTGCTCATCCAGCGACATCTCCGCTTCGAAACGTACGCCCGCGACATCCTGCACTGAAGGCAGAGGTGTCCCTTTGTCACGTTGCAGCTTGTCGCGCAGGGTGTCGATCGTTTTGGCCCGCGACGTGATTTCCCACTGGCGATCACCCAGGAGTGGTGTCCAATCGAGGGCGCTAATGTCCTTCTGAACCTGCGCGGCGACCTCGTTGTACCACAGCATGACCTCCGTGTAAGCCGGCAGGTTCGGCGGCGGCTCAGTTCGTTCCCGGAGATGTCGACTCAAGTTCTTGAGCTGGTTGGAGGACCAGGGACAGTCGAACATAGTCGAAACAGTAGCCAACAGTGGCGACATGGGTGGGTCTCGCGACCCGGATGCTACGCGGTGAGGCGCGGGTAGTCGGTGTAGCCCTCGGCGGTCGGGCCGTAGAACGTGCGGGCGTCGGGCTCGTTCTCGGGGTGTCCGCCCTGCCAGCGCGCGACGAGGTCGGGGTTGGCGATGAGTGCGCGGCCGACGGCGACGGCATCCGCGTGCTGCGAGTCGATGAGGCTCATGGCCTCATCGCGCGTGGTCACGCGGCCGAAGCCGGAGTTCGCGATGAACGGCGCTCCCATGCGGCGCCGGATCGTCTGCACGAGCTCTCCCTCGGGATCGGAGTGCAGCACGCTGAGGTAGGCGACGCCGAGCGGCGCGAGGGCATCGGCGAGAGCGGAGTACGTCGCGGCGACGTCGGCGGCATCCGTCTCGAGCGCTCCCTGGATGTTGTGCGCCGGCGACAGGCGCAGGCCGACGCGGGCGGCGCCGATCTCGTCCGCGACGGCGCGCACGACCTCGACGACGAAACGGATCCGGTTCTCGGGCGAACCGCCGTACTCGTCTTCTCGAGTGTTGGATGCCGGGGAGAGGAACTGGTGCAGGAGGTAGCCGTTCGCCCCGTGCAGCTCGATGCCGTCCATCCCCGCGTCGATGGCGTTGCGAGCCGCCGTGACGAACTCGTCGCGGATGACGGGCAACTCCTCGGTCGTGAGAGCGTGCGGAACAGGGAACGGCTGCTTGCCGTCGCGGAGCGTCCGCACCTCGGCGTCGATCGCGAGAGCGCTCGGCGCGACGACGCGACGGCCACCGTTGATACCCGGGTGCGTGACGCGGCCGCCGTTCATGACCTGCATCACGATGTGGCCGCCCGCCGCGTGCACGGCGTCGGCGACGCGACGCCATCCCGCGATCTGCTCCGCCGTGACGATGCCGGGCTGGCCGACGAACGCCTGCGATTCGAAGCTGGGGTACGTGCCCTCCGTGACGAGGAGCCCCGTGCTGGCGCGCTGCGCGTAGTACTCGACGAGCAGATCGTTGGGGATCCCCGATTCGCCCGCTCGCGTTCGTGTGAGCGGCGCCATCACCACCCTGTTCTTCAGCTCGATGTCGCCGAGGGAAACGGGGGAGAACAGGTCCATGCGGAGGAAGGCCTTTCGTGAGGGAACTGTGACGCCAACTCCCCCGCCCCGCGACCTATTCCGGTTCAGTACCCGTCGAGCGCAGGAAGCAGGGCATAGACGACCTCTTCCGCGTCGCGATCCAGACCGGGGGCGAAAACCGAGGCGCGCGACACCTCCGTGAAGCCGTTGCGCTCCAGCACCGCGATCGCGGCGCCGTTATGAGCAGCGACGCGAGCGAAGAGCGGGCGATCCGGTTCGTGCGACACGAGGATCCGCAGCGCCTCCGTCGCGATGCCGCGTCCCCGTGCGTGCCGCGTGAGCCACAGCGTGACCTCGCGATCCTCCTCGACGGGGAAGGCGACGGCGGTGCCGGCGAACCCGCCGTCCTCCGTCACGACCGTGAAGCGGACGCCGTCAGCCGCACGTTCGCGCTGAATCCATGCCTCGAACTCATCGCGCTGGTCGGGATGCTGCGCCGTGAACGCCGCGAGCTCGATCGCCTCGCGATCGCGCAACATCTCGAAGATCGCGTCGAGGTCGTCGTCGTCGAGTTCACGCAGTTCGATGTGTCCCACGAGCCCCACGCTACTCATGAAGAAACCCGAGATGAAGTCGCATGACGACACCCCTGGCGTGGAGGCGCCGGAGCGGTAGAGTAGGGGCGCCGCGCAGCGCGCGGCATATCCGGGGGGATCCGTCGACGCCCGGGCTTTGAGCTCCGCTCGGCCCGGGCGTCCGATGGGCCGGCGTGTTCGGGAAGTGAACGGTGCGGCGCGTCAGCCGAGAGCATCGACGACCGCCGCACGTCGCTGCGGATGCGTCTGCGTCGTGTCATTCCACACATGAGTCATGCGGTCGCGTCCGAAAGCGGTCCAGCCTGGATGGCCCGTCCTGGCGAACGCGACCCACGCGGCGTGCATGTCATGGGCGAGCGCCGTCGGCGCGTCGGGCCCACTCAGACGGAGGGCTTCCTCGTCATCGAGGTTGTCGAACGCGAAGGCGATCTCGAGGGCGTGGGCGGCACGGAGATCCCGGATGGGACTCGGCCAGGCGAACTCGTAGACGTACGTCGGTGCGCGTCGGGACCGCGCAAGACGCGTCGCGGGCGCGCGCAGGATCTTGTCGGTGAGGAGCTGACCGACGACTTCGCCGGGCGATGCCTCCGGGAGTGCCCGTCGCGCGGCTCGGGCCGCGCGTTCGGGGATCCGCAGGACACGGCGTGCGAGCCACGCCTTGACGGGACCGATCTCGGCGATCGCGGCGGGAGTGAGCCACAGACGGTACTCATCGGTGTTCGTCCCGATGAGGATCGGCACCTCGGCCTCGACGAGAGCAGCGTCCGGACTCGTGGGGAGCGACGCGGGGTCGATCGCGAGGGCGAAGCCCGGGCTGCCCCTGAGCGGCGAGGACCCGGCGGCGATCTCGGACCGCGCGCGGAGGAGCTCGTCCGGCGGGATGCGGGCGAACGCTTCGCGCGTCGCCGGGATGCCCAGCCGTTCGGCGATGGCATCGGATGCGCGACGCGCCTTCTTCTCCGTCGACGCTTCCAGCGGACCCGATTGGATGATCGCACCCGCGACGAGAGCGCGCGACGCGGGTCGGGCGACGAGCGCTGCGACCAGCGCGCCACCCGCGGACTCACCCATGAGCGTGATGCGCGAGGGGTCTCCGCCGAATGCGGCGATCTCGCGGTACACCCACTCGAGCGCGAAGGCGACATCGAGGAGGCCGAGATTCCTGGGCGCGCCGTCGAGCACGCTGAAGCCCTCGACGCCGAGCCGGTAGTTGGCGGAGACGAAGACGACGCCGTCGCGGGCGAAGGTCGTGCCGTCGTATCCCGACTGAGCGGATGTGCCGCGCTCGAGGGCTCCGCCGTGGAGCCAGAGGATGACCGGCGCAGGCCGGGCCGCGGCATCCGTCGGCGACCACACGTTGACCGTCAGCACGTCGTCGCCCTCGATCACGGGACACGTGAGAAGCTCACCGAGCTCTCCGCGGTACGGCGACTGCGGTGCCGTCGGGCCGAAGTCGAGCGCCGGACGCACGCCTTCCCACGCGTCCACCCGTTCGGGAGCGGCGAAGCGACGCGGCCCGACGGGCGGTGCGGCGAACGGGATGCCCCGGAAGCGATCGATCCCGCCGGCACGGATGCCGCGGAGCATCCCCGTGGTGATGTCGACCTGCACGCTCTCGGACGTGTCGGCGATGGGAGCGGAGGGACGGGCCATGTCTCATTGTCGCCCGATTGAGGCATTCGAGAGCCGTGTCGGCAAAGCAACGTTTGTGTCACCATTCCGTGATCTCCCTCGATGCCCGTCCACGGCTTTGGCTAGCGTGATAGGCGACTCGCGTACGTGGCGCGGGCACCGCAAGGAACGGCATTTCATGAGCACGCAGGGCACTGTCAAGTGGTTCAACTCGGAGAAGGGCTTCGGCTTCATCGCCCCCGACGAAGGTGGCGCTGACGTCTTCGCGCACTACTCCGCGATCCAGGCGGGCGGCTACCGCTCGCTCGAGGAGAACCAGCGCGTCGAGTTCGAGATCGCGCAGGGGCCGAAGGGCCTCCAGGCGGAGAACATCCGCCCCGTCTGATCAGCGAGCGTGGTGCGGCTGCGGTCGCACCACGCTGTGCCTGTCAGTCGCGGTCTCCCCGGACCAACTCCAGTCCCGCGCCTGCGAACTGTCGCAGCGTCGCGTCGGGCAGGAACGCGCGCGTGAGACCGGCACCGATGCGGGTGAGATCGCTCTCGTCGCGGAACAAGAGGTACATCGTCTCGTAGCGCGGGTGGAACTTCTCCTTGAAGCGGTGGAGCGACCGGAAGCCGTACACGGGCTCGAGGATCTCGGCCATCCGATCGGACAAGGCGGCGATGGCGCCGCCGTCCTCGGGATAGTCGTGGGTCAGTGGCGCACCCGAGAGAGACATGATCTCAGCGCCCTCTTCGGAGAACTGCTTCGCGGACGACCCGATGAGGAACTCCATCACGGGTCCGAATCCGCCTTCGCGGCGACGCATGAGGTCGAGCGTCCAGCCGCGAACCTCGCCGTCGCCTCCGTAGACGGGGAGCCACGACAGGAACCCGTCGATGTCGCCCTGCGGAGAGATCGCGAGGGCGATGCGCACTTCGGGGTCCTGCGCTTCCGTGAGGGTTCCCAGGGTGAAGCCCATCTCGGGCAGACCCTTGTCTCCGACCCACATCTCCGAGATCGCGCGCAGCTGCTGCTGGATGCCCCAGGGCTCATCCTTCAGTCGCGTGAGCCGGAACGTCATCTCCTCGCGCCCCGCGCGATTGAGCGACGTGCGGACGGCACCCCACGCTTTTCCCGTGAACGCGAGGCCGGGTAGGTCGACGATCGTGTCGTCGGCGACGATGATGCTCCGCCATCCCTCCGGCACCGCGGCCTTCGTGGCATCCCCTGCGCTGAAGAAGCAGGGTACGAGACCCGCCGTCTCGGCGGCGGTGATGAACTCGCGGACGCTCTCGGCACGGGATGCCGCGGGCCCGAGCGGATCCGCGAGGGCGAGGGCCACGCCCGCCCGGCGCTGGTAGGCGACGATCCCCTGGCTCGTGCGGGCGTAACTGTTGCCGTCCCACGTCGTCATCCACGACAGGGTGCCGCCGCCGTCGCTTCGGATGAGGGCCTTCACGTCGTCGAGCGTCGGCGGAGGCGGTGATCCGATCGCCGAGCGTCGTCGTGATCGGAAAGCACCACGCACCCGCACGAGGTAGATGAGGAGCAAGGACCACAGCACGCCACTCGCGAGGACGAGCTCCGACTCGACATCGATGACCCCTTCGATCTGCGCTTGCGTCGCGATGATGAGGATGACGAGGACGAGTGCACCGGTGAGGATGTTGAGGCCTGCGAGCACGATGCTGAGGATCCATGCCCAGCGGCGCCCGAGAAGCAGGTGTCGAGCGAGGACGGCGATGATCAGCACGTCGATCGCGACGTCGACGATGCTGCCGGCGGTCGGCTCGGTGTCTCCGAACGGACCCGTCGTGGGGACGATGGCCGTGATGATCTCGGTGACGCCGAGAGCGGCGATCGCGACGAAGGCCACGAGGCGCTGCTCCCGGACCGTCTGACGCTCGAGTCGCAGCGATCGGTCGATGAAGAGGACGAGCAGGACTGCGTAGACGTGCTCGAGATCGGCGAGGGCTCCCCAGAAGAGCATCGCGATGAAGACAAAGGCGAGGAGGACCAGCCACGCGCGGACCCGCCACGGTGCGACGAAGAGGCCGACCGCCGCGGCGATGCAGGCCATCGTTCCGCCCGATGCTCCCACGTCGAGTGCAGCGGCCTGCGTCTGCGCCCATCCCCACGACGAGACGAACGACAGCACCCACAGCGTGAGCGCCGACGCGAAGATCGCGAACAGCTGGCCGATCCAGAAATAGAGGAGTGCGACGCGCGTGCCGCGGCGGAACTCGAGATACGCCATCCCCGCGAAGCTCGCGATCGTGAAGACGTAGACGAAGGGTTCGGCGACGAAGAACGTCCCCGTGATGACGGTCCACCACCGGCCCTCGCTGAGTGCGGGGAGACCGTACGCGACGACCTCGAACGCGGGCGAGTCCCGGAAGGGCATCCACAACCCGGCCCAGACGACGCCCACGATCAGAACGAGGACGACGAGGATCAGCGTCGCGGGGATCCTCCGCACGACTCCCGCGAAGAGGTGAGGGGCGCGGGTGCGATGCTCGGCCATGCGTTCACGATAGCGAGCGCCGCCCGAATCACGTTCCCGGCATGCGGTCGTGATGCGCGAGCGCCTCCGCGTCCTCGGCATCCCGACGGGCCCGCCGCGCGGCGTCGAGGGCGGCGACAGGGTCGCCCTCCTGTCGCGCACGGGCGAGCTCCTCCTGCGCCGAGAGAAGTCGTGCGCGCGCATCGGCGCCGACGCGGGCATGCGC
This genomic stretch from Microbacterium sp. SLBN-146 harbors:
- a CDS encoding RelA/SpoT domain-containing protein, whose product is MLWYNEVAAQVQKDISALDWTPLLGDRQWEITSRAKTIDTLRDKLQRDKGTPLPSVQDVAGVRFEAEMSLDEQDAVARTILGFYGHDENSLKDLRATPHSGYRAVHLWLRLPVRVEVQVRTHMQGAWANAYEAAADLIGRDIRYGVLPDGGMERTIVETLQYVSTNAISEAEEARNRMARGRLIAEDLERRGQFRSAEELRDTLDVTWNDYVRSEGEMKRQLVAIHDQFRTVREKG
- a CDS encoding alkene reductase; this encodes MDLFSPVSLGDIELKNRVVMAPLTRTRAGESGIPNDLLVEYYAQRASTGLLVTEGTYPSFESQAFVGQPGIVTAEQIAGWRRVADAVHAAGGHIVMQVMNGGRVTHPGINGGRRVVAPSALAIDAEVRTLRDGKQPFPVPHALTTEELPVIRDEFVTAARNAIDAGMDGIELHGANGYLLHQFLSPASNTREDEYGGSPENRIRFVVEVVRAVADEIGAARVGLRLSPAHNIQGALETDAADVAATYSALADALAPLGVAYLSVLHSDPEGELVQTIRRRMGAPFIANSGFGRVTTRDEAMSLIDSQHADAVAVGRALIANPDLVARWQGGHPENEPDARTFYGPTAEGYTDYPRLTA
- a CDS encoding GNAT family N-acetyltransferase, producing the protein MSSVGLVGHIELRELDDDDLDAIFEMLRDREAIELAAFTAQHPDQRDEFEAWIQRERAADGVRFTVVTEDGGFAGTAVAFPVEEDREVTLWLTRHARGRGIATEALRILVSHEPDRPLFARVAAHNGAAIAVLERNGFTEVSRASVFAPGLDRDAEEVVYALLPALDGY
- a CDS encoding carboxylesterase/lipase family protein, producing MARPSAPIADTSESVQVDITTGMLRGIRAGGIDRFRGIPFAAPPVGPRRFAAPERVDAWEGVRPALDFGPTAPQSPYRGELGELLTCPVIEGDDVLTVNVWSPTDAAARPAPVILWLHGGALERGTSAQSGYDGTTFARDGVVFVSANYRLGVEGFSVLDGAPRNLGLLDVAFALEWVYREIAAFGGDPSRITLMGESAGGALVAALVARPASRALVAGAIIQSGPLEASTEKKARRASDAIAERLGIPATREAFARIPPDELLRARSEIAAGSSPLRGSPGFALAIDPASLPTSPDAALVEAEVPILIGTNTDEYRLWLTPAAIAEIGPVKAWLARRVLRIPERAARAARRALPEASPGEVVGQLLTDKILRAPATRLARSRRAPTYVYEFAWPSPIRDLRAAHALEIAFAFDNLDDEEALRLSGPDAPTALAHDMHAAWVAFARTGHPGWTAFGRDRMTHVWNDTTQTHPQRRAAVVDALG
- a CDS encoding cold-shock protein, producing MSTQGTVKWFNSEKGFGFIAPDEGGADVFAHYSAIQAGGYRSLEENQRVEFEIAQGPKGLQAENIRPV
- a CDS encoding bifunctional lysylphosphatidylglycerol flippase/synthetase MprF; the protein is MAEHRTRAPHLFAGVVRRIPATLILVVLVLIVGVVWAGLWMPFRDSPAFEVVAYGLPALSEGRWWTVITGTFFVAEPFVYVFTIASFAGMAYLEFRRGTRVALLYFWIGQLFAIFASALTLWVLSFVSSWGWAQTQAAALDVGASGGTMACIAAAVGLFVAPWRVRAWLVLLAFVFIAMLFWGALADLEHVYAVLLVLFIDRSLRLERQTVREQRLVAFVAIAALGVTEIITAIVPTTGPFGDTEPTAGSIVDVAIDVLIIAVLARHLLLGRRWAWILSIVLAGLNILTGALVLVILIIATQAQIEGVIDVESELVLASGVLWSLLLIYLVRVRGAFRSRRRSAIGSPPPPTLDDVKALIRSDGGGTLSWMTTWDGNSYARTSQGIVAYQRRAGVALALADPLGPAASRAESVREFITAAETAGLVPCFFSAGDATKAAVPEGWRSIIVADDTIVDLPGLAFTGKAWGAVRTSLNRAGREEMTFRLTRLKDEPWGIQQQLRAISEMWVGDKGLPEMGFTLGTLTEAQDPEVRIALAISPQGDIDGFLSWLPVYGGDGEVRGWTLDLMRRREGGFGPVMEFLIGSSAKQFSEEGAEIMSLSGAPLTHDYPEDGGAIAALSDRMAEILEPVYGFRSLHRFKEKFHPRYETMYLLFRDESDLTRIGAGLTRAFLPDATLRQFAGAGLELVRGDRD